A region from the Halobacillus mangrovi genome encodes:
- a CDS encoding S-layer homology domain-containing protein, with the protein MKIRPVPLFTSLVLITVLLLPALPVAASTEPTADDLKGAVELPAKLKPLPEASKKTDELQKKFNEMKEQPSNEEGKYKASSIYPDIFPEYEPNDSMEWADWVPFGSMGMGVFDTYEDLDFYQMDLPSSGDIEIVTVSNEYADHIVPVALLIKPNGEFMEILNLEGYIDEGVKLIYETIEGVSSGTYYVVVFNAEDDYDPDEPYLFDVYYTSEAPSITFPDVEGTWAEPFVNYMVEQDLMNGYPDGTFGLNKRITRAEAAAVLARELELYPQKSDFRDVSQSHWAYEYIGAMENAGILSGYKDGTFRPNAYLSREEMAALLVKAYFLEGRSRVQFSDVSPSRWSYPYIQNLVANEIVNGYPDGTFKPMESIKRGEFAAMMARLLSYEF; encoded by the coding sequence ATGAAGATACGACCCGTTCCACTATTCACTTCGCTAGTATTAATAACTGTACTTCTGCTACCAGCGCTACCAGTTGCTGCATCAACCGAACCTACAGCTGACGATTTAAAAGGTGCTGTCGAACTGCCTGCCAAACTCAAGCCACTTCCAGAAGCCTCAAAGAAAACGGACGAGTTACAAAAAAAATTCAATGAAATGAAAGAACAACCCTCTAATGAGGAAGGAAAGTACAAAGCATCTTCTATTTATCCTGATATTTTCCCAGAGTATGAACCTAATGATTCGATGGAGTGGGCAGACTGGGTTCCTTTTGGAAGCATGGGCATGGGGGTTTTTGACACCTATGAAGATTTGGACTTCTATCAGATGGATTTACCTTCTTCAGGAGACATCGAAATTGTTACGGTTTCTAATGAGTATGCTGACCACATTGTCCCTGTTGCCCTTCTCATCAAACCAAATGGGGAATTTATGGAAATCCTTAATCTTGAAGGGTACATAGACGAGGGAGTAAAACTCATTTACGAGACGATTGAAGGAGTGTCCTCTGGAACATATTATGTTGTAGTTTTTAATGCGGAAGATGATTATGATCCGGATGAGCCTTATTTGTTTGATGTTTACTATACAAGCGAAGCACCTTCAATAACTTTTCCAGATGTAGAGGGCACATGGGCTGAGCCTTTTGTCAATTATATGGTGGAGCAAGACCTAATGAACGGTTATCCAGATGGAACATTCGGATTGAACAAGCGGATTACGCGTGCAGAAGCCGCAGCTGTGCTTGCAAGAGAACTTGAGCTTTATCCTCAAAAATCCGATTTCCGGGATGTTTCCCAAAGTCACTGGGCTTATGAATATATCGGTGCTATGGAGAATGCTGGCATCCTATCCGGATATAAAGATGGAACATTCAGGCCAAATGCTTACCTTAGCCGTGAAGAAATGGCTGCCTTATTAGTAAAAGCTTACTTTCTTGAAGGAAGAAGCAGGGTCCAATTCTCTGATGTAAGTCCATCCCGGTGGTCCTACCCTTACATTCAAAATTTAGTAGCGAACGAGATTGTTAATGGGTATCCGGATGGTACGTTCAAACCGATGGAGAGCATCAAACGTGGAGAGTTCGCAGCGATGATGGCGAGATTGCTAAGCTATGAATTTTAG
- a CDS encoding toast rack family protein, which yields MKKIIQLGVAGMSAALLLTGCQFVQAGDTKSEKEFVERDKADSLTVDIELGIGQLNVSKGTDDWFEGEFKYDHSKLKPVVDYNLKGNQGHLHISQERKKFNFGFGKENHTRWDLQLNENIPTELDIDTGVSDSDINLSGMTLEDLDIDTGVGDVTIDLSGDWKESFNVSIDSGVGDTTIYIPKEIGVKLSADKGVGEITVKDLIVKDDHTYVNKAYEDGADVVMEIDADLGVGDIVVTMK from the coding sequence ATGAAGAAAATAATTCAGTTAGGTGTTGCTGGAATGAGTGCCGCCCTCCTTTTGACGGGTTGTCAATTCGTCCAGGCCGGAGATACGAAAAGCGAAAAAGAGTTCGTGGAACGGGACAAAGCCGATTCCTTAACTGTTGACATTGAACTGGGGATCGGTCAATTGAATGTCTCTAAAGGGACAGACGATTGGTTCGAGGGTGAATTTAAATATGATCATTCCAAACTAAAACCTGTAGTGGACTACAATCTTAAAGGCAACCAGGGCCATTTGCATATCAGTCAAGAACGGAAAAAATTTAATTTTGGCTTTGGAAAAGAAAATCATACCCGTTGGGATCTTCAATTAAATGAGAATATCCCAACTGAATTAGATATTGATACAGGTGTATCCGATTCCGACATTAACCTTTCAGGAATGACACTCGAAGATTTAGATATCGATACAGGGGTGGGTGACGTAACGATTGATCTTTCCGGTGATTGGAAAGAAAGCTTTAACGTAAGTATTGACTCTGGTGTCGGTGATACAACCATTTATATCCCGAAAGAAATCGGTGTTAAACTGAGCGCAGACAAAGGAGTCGGTGAGATCACCGTCAAGGACTTGATTGTTAAAGACGATCATACGTATGTTAACAAAGCTTATGAAGACGGTGCTGATGTAGTCATGGAAATCGACGCAGACCTTGGTGTCGGAGATATAGTAGTAACGATGAAATAG